A window of the Aspergillus flavus chromosome 6, complete sequence genome harbors these coding sequences:
- a CDS encoding putative ras family GTPase (rab GTPase protein) translates to MYDYLAKVILLGPSGAGKSCVLHRFVKNEWRVLSSQTIGVEFSSRIVKLGVGPRRTRIKLQLWDTAGTERFRSVSRSYYRGAAGAILVYDVSSYTSFASLPTFLMDARALASPNLTVLLAGNKMDITSDMSLHSDTTEDATRPPPTPSSTSSKQSAFAFGSGGGSVRSTSHLATGTRMTATHAPHGREVYFEESSRWAAKSNIPVVVEVSALTGEGVEELFNRLARIILTKIELGEIDPDDPQSGIQYGDGGLYGHGTSDGSSIRSRMTLDDNAVQLHNRKPTNASRWKSGMREWEDVFRLSGSHNKNGKGCC, encoded by the exons ATGTATGACTACCTAGCAAAGGTTATTCTTCTCGGTCCAAGTGGTGCTGGAAA GTCTTGTGTGCTCCACCGATTTGTGAAGAACGAAT GGAGAGTGCTATCGTCGCAAACGATCGGTGTCGAATTCTCCTCGAGAATCGTTAAGTTAGGAGTCGGCCCTCGACGGACAAGGATAAAGCTACAACTTTGGGATACTGCAGGTACCGAAAGGTTCCGTTCTGTTTCAAGATCTTATTACCGGGGAGCAGCGGGGGCTATTCTTGTCTACGATGTATCATCTTATACCTCATTTGCGTCCCTTCCTACTTTCCTCATGGATGCGCGTGCCCTTGCATCTCCTAATCTAACCGTGTTACTGGCCGGGAATAAGATGGATATCACATCCGACATGTCGCTCCACAGTGACACCACAGAGGACGCCACTCGACCTCCCCCAACACCGTCCAGCACTTCCAGCAAACAATCTGCCTTTGCATTCGGCTCGGGTGGCGGTTCTGTCCGCTCTACCAGCCATTTAGCGACTGGGACGCGCATGACCGCTACACATGCTCCCCATGGCCGTGAAGTTTACTTTGAAGAATCCTCCCGGTGGGCTGCGAAGTCAAACATCCCCGTTGTCGTTGAAGTTTCGGCCCTCACTGGAGAAGGTGTGGAGGAACTATTCAACAGGCTGGCCAGAATCATCTTAACTAAAATTGAACTTGGCGAAATTGACCCTGACGACCCTCAGAGCGGTATACAATATGGCGACGGCGGCCTTTATGGCCATGGAACAAGCGACGGCTCCAGCATACGGAGCCGGATGACTCTCGATGACAACGCAGTCCAACTGCACAATCGGAAACCTACAAATGCAAGTAGGTGGAAAAGCGGCATGAGAGAATGGGAGGATGTCTTCCGGTTGAGTGGCTCACATAACAAGAACGGCAAAGGGTGTTGCTGA
- a CDS encoding sorbitol dehydrogenase (D-xylulose reductase A): MGAPPKTAQNLSFVLEGIHKVKFEDRPIPQLRDAHDVLVDVRFTGICGSDVHYWEHGSIGQFVVKDPMVLGHESSGVISKVGSAVTTLKVGDHVAMEPGIPCRRCEPCKEGKYNLCEKMAFAATPPYDGTLAKYYVLPEDFCYKLPENINLQEAAVMEPLSVAVHIVKQANVAPGQSVVVFGAGPVGLLCCAVARAFGSPKVIAVDIQKGRLEFAKKYAATAIFEPSKVSALENAERIVNENDLGRGADIVIDASGAEPSVHTGIHVLRPGGTYVQGGMGRNEITFPIMAACTKELNVRGSFRYGSGDYKLAVNLVASGKVSVKELITGVVSFEDAEQAFHEVKAGKGIKTLIAGVDV, translated from the exons ATGGGTGCGCCACCCAAAACCGCTCAG AACTTGTCCTTTGTCCTCGAAGGGATTCATAAGGTCAAATTTGAGGACCGACCAATCCCTCAACTGAGAGATGCTCATGACGTTCTCGTGGATGTCAGGTTTACCGGTATTTGCGGTAGTGAC GTTCACTATTGGGAACATGGCTCAATTGGTCAATTTGTCGTCAAAGATCCTATGGTACTAGGTCATGAATCTTCTGGCGTAATCAGCAAGGTCGGCTCGGCTGTTACAACATTAAAGGTGGGGGATCATGTTGCCATGGAGCCTGGTATACCGTGTCGCCGGTGTGAGCCCTGTAAAGAAGGGAAGTATAACCTCTGCGAAAAAATGGCCTTCGCCGCAACGCCACCTTACGACGGTACGCTAGCCAAGTATTATGTCCTGCCCGAGGACTTCTGCTACAAGCTTCCTGAAAACATCAATCTTCAGGAAGCTGCTGTGATGGAGCCTCTCAGCGTCGCTGTGCATATTGTAAAGCAAGCAAATGTAGCGCCAGGACAATCTGTGGTAGTCTTCGGTGCCGGGCCGGTGGGGTTATTGTGCTGCGCGGTGGCTAGGGCTTTTGGCTCCCCGAAGGTCATCGCCGTGGACATCCAAAAAGGAAGGCTGGAATTTGCGAAGAAATATGCCGCAACAGCAATCTTCGAACCTAGCAAGGTTTCTGCGTTGGAAAATGCAGAACGAATTGTTAATGAAAATGATCTCGGCCGTGGAGCGGATATCGTTATTGACGCATCAGGTGCTGAGCCTTCAGTTCATACGGGCATACATGTCCTTCGTCCTGGTGGCACTTACGTGCAAGGTGGTATGGGAAGGAATGAAATCACCTTTCCCATCATGGCGGCTTGCACGAAAGAGTTGAATGTCAGGGGCAGTTTCCGTTACGGCAGTGGTGATTATAAGCTTGCGGTTAACCTAGTAGCTTCAGGCAAGGTTAGCGTAAAGGAACTAATCACCGGAGTCGTCAGTTTTGAAGACGCGGAACAAGCGTTCCATGAAGTCAAAGCTGGGAAGGGTATCAAGACACTTAttgctggtgttgatgtATGA
- a CDS encoding nucleotide-diphospho-sugar transferase — translation MEFPYMRAFIALFIYRYLRLIVNLASFWTFKPILPPENPRLTAQDVTVILPTLEGCGDELVETIRTILDNHPYELLLVTIESNRKKAERMLSLMPASKPRIRLFTVTHPNKRRQMTRAIPEVRTPITIFADDDVSWPSTVLPWILAPFEKDERYGGVVTCQRLRRAAAPTFSQRVWGFLGALYLERRNFDCAATTHVDGGLPCMSGRTVAYRTDILQDEGFTYAFTNEEWWFGRYQLNADDDNFITRWMVSHGWETFMQYHPEAEVLTTLEDNPKFLKQCARWSRSNWRSNLTSMFHEKHIWYRQPWSAYAVHLTTLSPPALLGDLLLVLLCHKATTSWEDDSRALAMQALGAWMFVSKFIKLLGHYIRYPVDFLLLPVSILFGYFHGGIKMYAVMTLNVVSYNLRLVSL, via the exons ATGGAATTTCCATATATGCGAGCGTTCATTGCTCTTTT TATTTACCGCTATCTTCGCCTTATTGTGAATCTTGCATCTTTCTGGACCTTCAAGCCAATTCTCCCACCAGAGAACCCGAGGCTGACCGCACAAGATGTGACTGTCATCCTTCCTACTCTCGAGGGATGCGGTGATGAGCTGGTTGAGACAATTAGAACAATTCTCGACAACCATCCTTATGAGCTCCTTTTAGTGACCATCGAGTCAAATCGGAAGAAAGCCGAGAGAATGTTGAGCTTGATGCCCGCTTCAAAACCGAGAATCCGGCTTTTTACGGTCACGCACCCTAATAAACGCCGCCAGATGACGAGGGCCATTCCAGAGGTCCGTACGCCTATTACTATCTTcgctgatgatgatgtgagCTGGCCGAGCACAGTACTCCCTTGGATTCTGGCACCATTCGAGAAGGATGAGCGATACGGAGGTGTAGTGACATGCCAAAGGCTTCGTCGTGCTGCAGCACCAACATTCTCCCAGAGAGTTTGGGGCTTTTTGGGAGCTCTTTACTTAGAGAGAAGAAACTTTGATTGCGCGGCCACGACGCATGTTGATGGAGGTCTTCCCTGTATGTCGGGTCGAACTGTTGCGTATAGGACGGACATTCTGCAAGACGAAGGCTTTACTTATGCTTTCACGAATGAGGAATGGTGGTTTGGCAGATATCAATTGAATGCCGACGACGACAACTTCATTACACGTTGGATGGTATCACATGGCTGGGAGACCTTTATGCAGTACCATCCCGAAGCTGAAGTCCTTACTACCTTGGAAGATAACCCCAAATTCTTGAAGCAATGCGCGCGATGGTCTCGAAGCAACTGGAGGAGCAACCTTACTAGTATGTTCCATGAAAAACATATATGGTA TCGCCAACCGTGGAGCGCATACGCTGTCCATCTGACCACCTTGTCACCTCCGGCCCTCTTAGGTGACTTGCTACTTGTCCTCCTGTGTCATAAAGCCACGACCTCCTGGGAAGATGACTCGCGAGCGCTCGCAATGCAAGCCCTGGGAGCATGGATGTTTGTCAGCAAATTCATCAAACTTTTGGGGCATTACATCCGATACCCGGTCgactttttacttttacCTGTGTCTATCCTCTTTGGGTATTTCCACGGAGGAATCAAAATGTACGCAGTGATGACGCTCAACGTGGTAAGTTACAACTTGAGATTAGTCTCTCTTTGA
- a CDS encoding D-lactate dehydrogenase (D-lactate dehydrogenase) encodes MIRSNALPLRGTLRALQPRINNYRLTAAQQQRHYRVSARNCANGRPQSFKNQLYESTQQRLKRERAEQERYAQYQTQSQGGRYTALTFALVFFSTGAYFLGTLKPPSFPTSSTTNILELEPPRHNISQSNLQAAWADFVDIIGKENVSTENGDLEIHSGSDWSSYSRKETEKPFLILYPSTTEEVSQIMRVCHRRVIPVTPYSGGTSLEGHFASTRGGVCIDFRRMNRILAIHKEDLDVVVQPALGWEELNEQISQDGLFFPPDPGPGAMIGGMVGTGCSGTNAYRYGTMREWVLSLTVVLADGTIIKTRQRPRKSSAGYDLTRLFIGSEGTLGLITEATLKLTVKPKSQSVAVASFPTVQDAAKCVAHVVEDGIPVAGVEILDDVQMKCINDSEATSRRWKESPTLFFKFTGTPTGVNEQVSTVRKIVSSSAGQSFEFARNDEEMRELWSARKQALWSVMSMRRGPEDQVWTTDVAVPMSKLPSIIEATKQDMTQSRLLAGICGHVGDGNFHAIILFNDNERKTAEAVVHRMVKRAVEMEGTVTGEHGVGLIKRDYLEHELGESTVDAMRRLKLAFDPLCLLNCDKIVRVEQPMPEEVKAW; translated from the exons ATGATCCGATCCAACGCCCTTCCCTTGAGGGGAACATTACGTGCTTTGCAGCCGAGAATTAATAACTACCGCCTAACCGCTGCGCAACAACAGAGGCATTACCGGGTCTCTGCTCGGAATTGTGCGAACGGACGACCTCAGTCGTTCAAGAACCAGCTCTATGAGAGTACACAACAACGGCTGAAGCGTGAGCGCGCTGAGCAAGAGCGTTACGCACAATATCAGACTCAGTCGCAGGGAGGTCGCTATACAGCTCTAACATTTG CTTTGGTGTTCTTCTCTACTGGAGCCTATTTCCTAGGGACTCTAAAGCCGCCAAGTTTTCCGACGTCATCAACAACGAACATTCTCGAACTAGAGCCGCCGCGTCACAATATTTCTCAGTCGAACCTCCAAGCCGCATGGGCGGACTTCGTTGATATAATAGGAAAAGAGAACGTTTCCACAGAGAATGGGGACTTGGAAATACATTCAGGGTCAGACTGGTCTTCCTATTCTCGGAAGGAAACCGAAAAGCCTTTCCTTATCCTCTATCCGTCGACCACGGAAGAGGTTTCTCAGATAATGAGGGTTTGCCATCGGCGAGTTATTCCAGTGACGCCGTACTCAGGTGGCACTAGTCTAGAGGGACATTTTGCATCCACCCGGGGCGGCGTGTGTATTGATTTCCGCCGCATGAATCGCATTTTGGCTATTCATAAAGAAGACCTTGACGTAGTGGTGCAGCCTGCTCTTGGTTGGGAAGAGCTAAATGAGCAGATTTCGCAAGATGGTCTATTTTTTCCACCTGATCCTGGCCCGGGTGCCATGATAGGTGGGATGGTAGGCACTGGCTGCTCAGGGACGAATGCCTATAGGTACGGTACAATGCGAGAATGGGTCCTCTCTCTAACTGTAGTTCTTGCGGATGGCACTATAATCAAGACCAGGCAGCGTCCGCGGAAGTCGAGTGCTGGCTATGATCTTACCAGGCTCTTTATTGGGAGCGAAGGGACCCTTGGCCTTATCACAGAAGCAACGCTGAAATTAACGGTCAAACCCAAGAGCCAGAGCGTCGCTGTTGCAAGCTTCCCGACAGTTCAAGATGCTGCAAAATGCGTGGCACATGTGGTGGAAGATGGTATCCCGGTTGCCGGTGTGGAAATTCTAGATGATGTGCAAATGAAATGTATAAATGACAGCGAAGCAACTAGTCGACGGTGGAAGGAATCACCCACCTTGTTCTTCAAGTTTACAGGAACACCCACCGGTGTCAATGAGCAGGTAAGCACAGTACGAAAGATCGTTTCTTCCAGTGCGGGCCAATCCTTTGAGTTTGCCCGCAACGACGAGGAGATGCGAGAGCTATGGAGTGCCCGAAAACAAGCTCTCTGGAGCGTAATGTCTATGAGGCGAGGCCCGGAAGACCAGGTTTGGACTACTGATGTGGCAGTACCCATGAGTAAACTGCCCAGCATCATCGAAGCCACGAAACAAGACATGACTCAAAGTCGACTGTTGGCAGGAATTTGTGGTCACGTTGGGGATGGTAATTTTCACG CCATCATTCTATTCAATGACAATGAGAGAAAAACTGCGGAAGCTGTTGTTCACCGGATGGTGAAGCGAGCAGTAGAGATGGAAGGGACTGTTACAGGTGAACATGGTGTTGGACTCATTAAACGTGATTACCTCGAACATGAACTGGGCGAGTCTACGGTGGATGCGATGCGGCGG CTAAAACTAGCGTTTGACCCGCTTTGTTTACTTAATTGCGACAAAATCGTTCGAGTTGAGCAACCGATGCCAGAAGAGGTTAAGGCATGGTGA
- a CDS encoding oxysterol binding protein produces MPCIPQAAAALSRRIVSIATRHNTAISRSFHFSPSKTAIAHPVTAHGPPPKAPSAALEYNELMRPQDGNELHTRTAKPTPLNKRFWKSVDVRIKPEGDYQVLLDTRPVRTPTKDVLYIPPTKPHLAHLIALEWDVMTSAQQALKNHMIPLTSLAARAADIVREDANGETTTRDQIVKTAMRYLETDTLLCWVPEKNDYSVEEVDEHGRRPESLREAQMRVAKNVISFLSTMVWPGIEIRPILDSESILPVSQTQATNDIIKQWIFGLQAHDLAALERGILASKSLLVAVRLVSEWSENLRHVQRQNQKKFGIEEAAEASSLEVKWQTDMWGEVEDTHDVDKEDLKRQLGSVIVLVSGVTKHKRSRSALALAILHRDKSKDDHEGWSGRDSDSPESVASALVNNTPHFSALAAAQSSTHQSTRQKVKTPLMSDENSLEQVRSNQSGDHTEKLPALTTADSISMSMSLDQSVRTFRLFEILRGGDTTAISRAIKETQDPQGANSLSGTTMLHLAIQCAEPQVVEYILSSGYELDINARDRDGNTPLHLAAQLGRGSLVRELLNSPSLNDSVVNYRGQTALDVARTPEIFQQLQLARSLFIDSKSQEIQSLISQGDYAQLEKVLEEPRVEGILDINSLDLVTDTATAQSGGTLLHEGARRKDTKLIQLLLMHGADPFRRDKKGKLPQDVTKDDRTRAIVKKSPAAVIAQRGIQEKAILGTNSGQSVSGRASVGEAPFAGKDSREMRGYLKKWTNYTSGYKLRWFVLEDGVLSYYKHQDDAGSACRGAINMKIAKLNMDSQDKTRFEIHGKSSVKYHLKANHVVEAKRWFWTLNNAIQWAKDEAKEEERRQSRHAEVLRQAKMEQIEGRTADSSSDSPCLAATKSSGKGHTTPSLGVPGSSVTRLSAHASRTTLESIPAEEEGSFQGSYDQGALQNEVNRVASHVTTAPEGEGDDDDYGDYGSSREVPMADKDALNITAQSANLQLDILASVASSLQTEKSRNPGLSLADSAVDEALAAYEAAVSSLQGLVQNLLKISRDRDAYWQYRLNREAHLRKMWEESMARVAQEHEELQSKMGESEEKRRRTKRALKEALEISSATTSCAVSKVPSRMVSTGEEGDGADERMGAHALGAENLSQADEQEAGRPLRRKKSTLSQISDLCDSASDGEDEFFDAIDSGEIEVENLAHTEASTEKEKLMGERTELRAIKRLEIAPSFKGYEEPIRTKLKMDYDNRPKISLWGILKSMIGKDMTKMTLPVSFNEPTSLLQRVAEDLEYADLLDVAADRSDSMERMVYVAAYAASEYASTIGRVAKPFNPLLGETFEYVRPDKGYRFFVEQVSHHPPIGAAWAESPKWDYYGESALKSKFYGKSFDINLLGTWFLKLRPASGGEELYTWKKVTSSVIGIITGNPTVDNYGLMEIKNWTTGEACYLDFKPRGWKASSAYQVAGRIVDKGGSPKWSIGGRWNDKIFARHTPGYEVDVSSQDPESSKTFLVWQCHSRPSGIPFNLTPFVITLNALPEDLKQYLPPTDTRLRPDQRAMEEGEYEIAADEKHRVEEKQRAKRRERETKGEEYQPKFFTRKKCPITGEEYWAHNGKYWAAREARDWSICEDIF; encoded by the exons ATGCCGTGTATTCCCCAAGCCGCCGCAGCTCTTTCGCGGCGAATAGTTTCGATCGCTACTCGACACAACACTGCTATATCGCGCTCGTTCCACTTTTCCCCATCGAAGACCGCTATTGCTCATCCAGTCACAGCCCATGGCCCTCCTCCGAAAGCTCCCTCCGCTGCTCTAGAGTATAATGAGCTTATGAGACCACAAGATGGCAATGAGCTACACACTCGAACGGCAAAGCCTACACCTCTCAATAAGCGGTTCTGGAAGAGCGTTGACGTTAGGATAAAGCCAG AAGGGGATTACCAAGTTCTGCTAGACACCAGACCGGTTCGAACCCCCACAAAAGATGTCCTCTATATCCCGCCAACAAAGCCTCACCTTGCGCATTTGATCGCTCTGGAATGGGATGTCATGACCTCGGCCCAGCAAGCTTTGAAAAATCATATGATCCCACTAACTTCTCTCGCTGCGCGAGCCGCGGACATTGTCCGAGAGGACGCGAACGGCGAGACGACCACAAGAGACCAAATTGTGAAGACTGCAATGCGCTATCTAGAGACAGATACATTACTTTGTTGGGTGCCAGAGAAGAATGACTACAGCGTTGAGGAAGTTGACGAGCATGGTCGGAGACCAGAGAGCCTTCGAGAGGCCCAGATGAGAGTCGCGAAAAATGTAATCTCATTTTTAAGCACCATGGTGTGGCCTGGTATTGAAATTAGACCTATCTTGGATTCTGAGAGCATCCTGCCGGTGTCGCAAACTCAAGCTACGAACGATATTATTAAACAATGGATTTTCGGCCTACAAGCGCACGATTTGGCTGCTCTTGAAAGAGGTATTCTCGCTTCAAAGAGTTTACTGGTGGCTGTGAGGCTGGTCTCGGAGTGGAGTGAAAACTTGCGCCACGTACAACGACAGAATCAGAAGAAATTCGGCATCGAAGAAGCAGCCGAAGCGTCCAGTCTGGAGGTAAAGTGGCAAACAGATATGTGGGGTGAGGTTGAGGATACACATGATGTTGATAAGGAGGATTTGAAGCGACAACTTGGCAGTGTCATTGTCTTGGTGAGCGGAGTGACAAA GCACAAACGCTCCAGAAGTGCCTTGGCGCTTGCGATTCTGCACCGTGATAAATCAAAAGACGATCACGAGGGGTGGTCTGGCCGCGATAGTGATTCGCCCGAATCCGTTGCATCCGCTCTGGTAAACAATACGCCACATTTCTCTGCTCTAGCCGCTGCTCAAAGCTCAACCCACCAAAGTACCCGTCAAAAAGTGAAAACCCCCCTCATGTCGGACGAGAACTCCCTGGAGCAGGTACGCTCCAACCAAAGCGGCGATCATACCGAGAAGCTTCCCGCATTGACAACTGCGGACAGCATTAGCATGAGCATGTCATTAGACCAGTCTGTAAGGACGTTCAGACTTTTTGAGATCCTGCGGGGTGGGGATACAACCGCGATATCAAGAGCTATCAAAGAGACTCAAGATCCTCAGGGAGCAAACAGTCTGTCCGGAACGACTATGCTCCATTTAGCGATCCAATGCGCCGAACCGCAAGTTGTCGAATATATCCTTTCCAGCGGCTATGAACTCGATATCAACGCGCGCGATAGAGATGGCAATACACCACTCCACCTCGCCGCGCAGCTCGGAAGAGGATCACTAGTTCGTGAGCTGCTAAATAGTCCTTCTCTCAATGATTCAGTTGTCAACTACCGTGGCCAGACAGCTCTAGATGTTGCCCGCACCCCGGAGATCTTTCAACAACTTCAGCTTGCACGGTCCCTTTTTATTGACAGCAAGTCACAAGAAATCCAGTCACTCATCTCCCAGGGTGACTATGCACAGCTAGAGAAGGTACTCGAAGAGCCACGGGTTGAGGGCATATTGGATATCAATAGTTTGGACCTGGTCACCGATACTGCTACTGCTCAGTCTGGAGGCACTCTGCTGCATGAGGGTGCCAGGAGGAAAGACACAAAACTCATTCAGTTATTACTGATGCATGGGGCAGATCCCTTTCGCCGCGACAAAAAGGGTAAATTGCCACAGGATGTCACAAAGGACGACAGGACACGCGCAATAGTCAAAAAATCTCCCGCTGCTGTCATTGCTCAGCGCGGCATACAAGAGAAGGCCATTCTTGGGACCAATTCGGGCCAAAGCGTTTCGGGCCGAGCCAGTGTAGGGGAGGCACCTTTTGCGGGAAAAGATTCTCGCGAAATGAGGGGCTACTTAAAGAAATGGACAAACTACACTAGTGGTTATAAACTGCGGTGGTTTGTACTGGAAGACGGCGTTCTTAGCTATTATAAGCATCAAG ATGACGCCGGGTCTGCATGTCGTGGTGCAATTAATATGAAAATCGCTAAACTCAACATGGATTCGCAAGACAAGACTCGGTTTGAGATTCATGGCAAATCATCCGTCAAATACCATCTCAAAGCTAATCATGTTGTCGAGGCAAAGCGTTGGTTCTGGACTCTCAATAATGCTATACAGTGGGCAAAAGATGaggcaaaggaagaagagagacgCCAATCTCGACATGCCGAGGTGCTTCGTCAAGCCAAGATGGAACAAATTGAGGGACGAACAGCTGATAGCTCATCCGATTCACCCTGCCTCGCTGCTACCAAGTCCAGCGGGAAGGGCCATACTACCCCATCTCTGGGTGTTCCAGGTAGCAGTGTTACAAGACTAAGTGCACATGCGTCTCGCACAACGCTGGAGAGCATACCcgcagaagaggaaggctCTTTCCAAGGATCATACGACCAGGGTGCTCTGCAAAATGAGGTAAATCGGGTGGCCAGCCATGTAACCACTGCGCCTGAAGgtgagggtgatgatgatgattatgGTGACTATGGATCCAGCCGGGAGGTGCCAATGGCTGATAAAGACGCTCTGAACATCACTGCGCAGTCTGCAAATCTTCAACTTGATATCCTCGCGAGTGTAGCGTCCTCACTACAAACTGAGAAGTCGAGGAACCCAGGCTTGTCGCTTGCGGACTCGGCAGTTGATGAAGCACTGGCTGCTTATGAAGCAGCCGTGAGTAGTCTCCAGGGGCTAGTGCAAAATCTCCTCAAGATATCTCGGGATCGCGATGCCTACTGGCAATATCGATTAAATAGGGAAGCACATCTCCGTAAGATGTGGGAAGAAAGTATGGCACGAGTTGCACAGGAACATGAAGAGTTACAGTCAAAAATGGGAGAATCTGAGGAGAAGCGCCGACGTACGAAGCGTGCACTCAAGGAAGCCCTAGAGATCTCGTCAGCAACTACTAGTTGTGCTGTCAGTAAAGTACCATCTCGTATGGTATCTAcaggtgaagaaggtgatGGGGCTGACGAGCGGATGGGGGCACATGCTCTAGGAGCTGAGAATCTATCTCAGGCTGACGAGCAAGAAGCCGGGCGACCCCTTCGGCGTAAGAAGTCAACTCTTTCTCAGATCAGCGACCTGTGTGATTCGGCATCGGATGGCGAGGACGAATTCTTCGATGCGATTGACTCCGGGGAGATTGAAGTGGAGAACTTAGCACATACAGAAGCAAGCactgagaaggagaaattgATGGGAGAACGGACTGAGTTGAGGGCCATAAAACGCCTGGAAATAGCACCATCGTTCAAAGGATATGAGGAGCCCATCCGAACGAAACTGAAGATGGATTATGATAATCGACCAAAGATATCCTTGTGG GGTATTCTGAAATCGATGATTGGAAAAGACATGACCAAGATGACTTTGCCGGTTTCCTTCAACGAACCCACGTCTTTACTACAACGTGTGGCCGAAGATTTGGAGTATGCGGATCTTCTTGACGTGGCCGCTGATCGATCTGATTCAATGGAACGCATGGTGTATGTCGCTGCCTATGCGGCGAGCGAGTACGCTTCGACAATTGGTCGTGTTGCCAAACCGTTCAACCCTCTTCTTGGGGAGACATTTGAGTATGTCAGGCCCGATAAAGGCTACCGGTTCTTCGTTGAGCAAGTCAGCCACCACCCGCCGATTGGTGCTGCATGGGCGGAATCGCCAAAGTGGGATTATTAT GGTGAATCAGCCCTCAAGTCCAAGTTCTACGGTAAATCCTTCGATATCAACCTTCTTGGAACCTGGTTCCTAAAGTTACGCCCTGCTTCGGGAGGCGAAGAACTCTACACGTGGAAAAAAGTCACCTCGTCTGTCATTGGCATTATTACAGGTAACCCGACAGTTGACAACTATGGGTTAATGGAGATCAAGAATTGGACGACCGGTGAGGCCTGCTACCTTGATTTCAAGCCAAGAGGCTGGAAGGCCTCATCTGCCTATCAGGTAGCCGGTAGGATTGTGGACAAGGGCGGATCTCCGAAATGGAGCATTGGTGGCCGTTGGAACGACAAGATTTTTGCTCGCCATACTCCTGGATATGAGGTGGACGTATCCAGTCAAGATCCGGAGTCGTCCAAGACGTTTTTGGTATGGCAATGCCACTCCCGCCCAAGCGGTATCCCGTTCAATTTAACGCCTTTCGTTATCACATTGAATGCCCTTCCAGAAGATCTAAAACAGTATCTCCCCCCAACTGACACCCGACTTCGGCCCGATCAACGTGCaatggaggagggagaaTATGAAATTGCCGCTGACGAAAAGCATCGCgtcgaagaaaagcaacGAGCCAAacgaagagagagggagacaAAGGGGGAAGAGTACCAGCCAAAGTTCTTCACTCGGAAAAAGTGCCCGATCACCGGTGAAGAGTACTGGGCGCACAATGGGAAGTATTGGGCAGCCAGGGAAGCACGGGACTGGAGTATATGTGAAGACATCTTCTAA